A DNA window from Christiangramia salexigens contains the following coding sequences:
- a CDS encoding TonB-dependent receptor: protein MKFRYLAFILSFLFSQGSLSAQEIYILNGVITDASSNETLIGVNLIVPSAKTGVTTNDYGYYSIKLPAGEYDIQVSYLGYQSIREKIILDENKKLDFQLSESSQNLDEIVITSDIEGLNIKKPEMSMNKLSINTIQNLPVVFGEVDVVKSLLLLPGVSNAGEGSSGFNVRGGAVDQNLILLDEATIYNSSHLFGLFSVFNPDAIKDLKLYKGGIPAEYGGRVSSVLDIYQRDGNSKNFKMKGGIGAISSRLLAEGPIVKDKGSFLIGGRSSYAHLFLKLTDNNNSAYFYDLNTKLSYKLDESNKLLLSGYFGRDVFNISQNFENTYGNAVLNLRWNHILSDNIFTNLSAIYSDYYYGLNLNFVGFKWDSGIRNLNLKYDFNHYINDDFQLKYGMQNTYYQFNPGEIAPIDENSGINYFKLINKYALENALYISAEHRFSDKLSAEYGIRFSSFFRLGQKEYNIYENDEPVNYDAERGIYSEAEPIGTGTASKSTILKAYNNFEPRVAIAYALTDKQSLKLSYNRMAQYLHLLSNTSSPTPLDVWAPSGTFIKPQILHQYAVGYYSNLKNNTYSLEIESFFKKIENRIDYINGANLIANNAIERVVLNGESRAYGLELLLRKNKGRLKGWLAYTLSRSEQRTPGRNLSEPGINNGEWYRSNYDKTHDLSITSSYDLNEKWQFNANFILQTGLATTFPTAQYRYEGLTVPVYGQRNEDRLPSYHRLDVSATYTPSKKTGMKMQSSWNFGIYNIYNRSNAYSITFRENQETRRNEAVRLSLFGIIPSITYNFQF, encoded by the coding sequence TTGAAATTCCGCTATTTAGCTTTTATTCTATCTTTCCTGTTCTCTCAAGGATCGCTTTCTGCTCAGGAAATCTACATTCTTAATGGAGTAATTACCGATGCTTCAAGCAACGAAACTTTAATCGGAGTGAATCTGATAGTTCCCTCTGCGAAAACAGGGGTTACCACTAATGATTACGGATATTATTCCATAAAGCTACCCGCCGGTGAATATGATATTCAGGTCTCGTATCTCGGCTACCAAAGTATTAGGGAAAAAATAATTCTGGATGAAAATAAGAAACTTGATTTTCAACTTTCAGAATCTTCACAGAATCTTGATGAAATCGTCATTACTAGTGATATTGAAGGATTGAATATAAAAAAACCGGAAATGAGCATGAATAAACTTTCCATAAATACTATTCAAAATTTACCCGTGGTATTTGGGGAGGTGGATGTTGTCAAGTCATTACTCCTTCTACCCGGGGTTTCCAATGCGGGAGAAGGATCTTCCGGATTTAATGTACGAGGAGGTGCCGTAGATCAAAACCTTATTCTCCTGGATGAAGCCACGATATATAATTCCTCGCACTTATTCGGATTATTTTCTGTTTTTAACCCTGATGCGATTAAAGACCTTAAACTTTATAAAGGAGGCATTCCTGCGGAATACGGAGGACGGGTTTCATCTGTGCTCGATATTTATCAGCGGGATGGAAATAGTAAAAATTTTAAGATGAAGGGAGGTATTGGAGCGATCTCTAGCCGTCTGCTCGCTGAAGGTCCAATAGTAAAAGACAAAGGCTCCTTTTTAATTGGAGGCAGAAGTTCATATGCGCATTTATTTCTGAAATTGACCGATAATAACAATTCAGCCTATTTCTACGACCTGAATACTAAACTCAGCTATAAGTTAGATGAAAGCAATAAGCTTTTACTGTCCGGATATTTTGGAAGAGATGTCTTTAATATAAGTCAGAACTTCGAGAACACTTATGGAAATGCTGTTCTTAACCTTAGGTGGAATCATATCTTATCAGACAATATCTTTACGAACCTTTCAGCGATATACAGCGATTATTATTATGGCTTAAATCTGAATTTTGTTGGATTTAAGTGGGATAGTGGAATTAGAAATCTGAACTTGAAGTACGATTTTAATCATTATATCAACGATGATTTTCAACTGAAGTATGGTATGCAAAATACCTATTACCAATTCAACCCTGGTGAAATAGCACCAATAGATGAAAACTCTGGTATTAATTATTTCAAACTCATCAATAAATATGCTTTAGAGAATGCCTTATATATTTCTGCGGAACATCGTTTTAGCGATAAACTTTCAGCAGAATACGGTATTCGTTTCAGCAGTTTCTTCAGACTAGGCCAAAAGGAATATAATATATATGAAAATGATGAACCTGTTAACTATGATGCAGAAAGAGGTATTTATAGTGAGGCAGAACCAATAGGTACCGGAACTGCCTCTAAAAGCACAATTCTTAAGGCCTATAATAACTTTGAACCACGAGTGGCCATTGCTTATGCTTTGACTGATAAACAGTCCCTCAAGTTAAGTTATAACAGGATGGCTCAATATCTTCATCTACTTTCTAATACAAGCTCTCCTACACCTTTGGATGTTTGGGCACCAAGCGGAACATTTATTAAGCCTCAAATACTGCATCAGTATGCCGTGGGTTACTACTCAAACCTAAAAAACAATACTTATTCATTAGAAATAGAAAGCTTTTTTAAGAAAATAGAGAATCGCATTGATTATATAAATGGTGCAAACCTCATTGCAAATAATGCGATTGAAAGAGTAGTTCTAAATGGAGAATCAAGAGCTTATGGACTTGAGCTTCTTTTAAGGAAGAATAAGGGACGATTGAAAGGTTGGCTAGCCTATACCCTTTCCAGATCCGAACAACGCACTCCGGGACGCAACTTGTCTGAACCTGGAATAAATAATGGTGAATGGTACAGATCAAATTATGATAAAACCCACGATCTTAGTATTACAAGTAGCTACGATTTAAATGAAAAATGGCAGTTTAATGCTAATTTTATTTTGCAAACCGGTTTAGCAACGACCTTTCCAACGGCTCAATATAGATACGAGGGCTTGACAGTTCCAGTATATGGCCAAAGAAATGAAGACAGATTGCCTTCTTACCACCGCTTAGATGTTTCTGCAACTTATACCCCCTCCAAAAAGACTGGCATGAAGATGCAATCTTCATGGAACTTTGGTATCTATAATATTTATAATAGATCAAATGCCTACTCAATAACATTTAGAGAAAATCAAGAGACAAGACGAAACGAGGCGGTGAGACTTTCATTATTCGGAATTATCCCTTCTATCACTTATAATTTCCAGTTTTAA
- a CDS encoding DUF6095 family protein, protein MKHTNKKILATGVKYLAGAIPLIMIGPSVLYSAFNNQNHPYYIAVLIIGILVSFAAIFLMFKGIMTIIKALFD, encoded by the coding sequence ATGAAGCATACCAATAAAAAGATACTGGCAACTGGTGTAAAATATTTAGCAGGAGCAATCCCTTTAATAATGATAGGGCCATCGGTTCTTTATAGTGCTTTTAATAATCAGAATCATCCTTATTATATCGCAGTGCTTATCATTGGAATACTTGTATCCTTTGCCGCGATCTTTCTAATGTTCAAAGGCATTATGACGATCATTAAGGCGCTGTTTGATTAG
- a CDS encoding NADP-dependent isocitrate dehydrogenase, with the protein MSQKEKIIYTKTDEAPMLATYSLLPIIEAFTKAAGVSLETRDISLAGRILSQFPDYLKEDQKVSDDLAELGELAKQPEANIIKLPNISASVPQLKNAIAELQEKGYAIPDYPDEPSNEKEKEIQSRYDKVKGSAVNPVLREGNSDRRAPKAVKNFAKKNPHSMGEWSSDSKTHVATMKEGDFRSNEKSLTLGKDDTLKIEFTSENGETKTLKDNLKVLNGEVIDASVMSKKALLDFLRKEVKDAKDKDILFSLHMKATMMKVSDPIIFGHAVRVFFEDVFEKYGDKLEKAGANPNSGLGAVLKAIDSLPKEEKDEIKNAISNDLEEGPDLAMVNSDEGITNLHVPSDVIIDASMPAMIRTSGQMWNKNNKTQDTKAVIPDSSYAGLYQATIDFCKENGAFDPTTMGTVPNVGLMAQKAEEYGSHDKTFEISGNGTVKVINSAGEAILEHKVEEGDIWRMCQVKDAPVQDWIKLAISRARATKMPAVFWLDKNRAHDAELIAKVEKYLPDHDTEGLEIKIMAPTEATKYTLERVKAGKDTISVTGNVLRDYLTDLFPILELGTSAKMLSIVPLMNGGGLFETGAGGSAPKHVQQFVKEGHLRWDSLGEFLALAVSLEHLGNKYDNAKAITLAEALDEATEKFLNEGRSPSRKVNELDNRGSHFYLALYWAEALATQKSNTDLNVYFENVAKKMNENKDKILQDLIDAQGSPVNIGGYFQPDEELTKKAMRPSTNFNSILETTA; encoded by the coding sequence ATGTCACAAAAAGAAAAAATAATTTATACAAAAACCGATGAAGCTCCAATGCTGGCAACCTATTCATTGTTGCCGATTATTGAAGCTTTTACTAAAGCCGCAGGTGTAAGCCTGGAAACTCGTGATATTTCTTTAGCCGGTAGAATACTTTCCCAATTTCCTGACTACCTTAAGGAAGACCAAAAAGTTTCGGATGATCTTGCCGAACTAGGTGAACTGGCTAAACAACCTGAAGCCAACATTATTAAATTACCTAATATTAGTGCTTCTGTACCACAGCTAAAAAATGCTATTGCAGAACTTCAGGAAAAAGGATATGCTATTCCTGACTATCCGGATGAACCATCCAATGAAAAGGAAAAGGAGATCCAGTCAAGATATGATAAAGTAAAAGGGAGTGCGGTAAACCCTGTGTTGAGAGAAGGAAATTCAGACAGACGTGCACCAAAGGCCGTAAAGAATTTTGCGAAGAAAAATCCTCATTCCATGGGTGAATGGAGTTCAGATTCCAAAACTCATGTCGCAACTATGAAAGAAGGTGATTTCCGTTCCAACGAAAAATCACTGACCTTAGGTAAAGATGATACACTTAAGATCGAATTCACTTCAGAGAATGGTGAAACCAAGACTTTAAAGGATAATCTTAAGGTGTTAAACGGAGAAGTGATCGATGCATCTGTAATGAGCAAAAAAGCACTTCTGGATTTCCTTAGAAAAGAAGTAAAAGATGCCAAAGATAAAGACATCTTGTTCTCCCTCCATATGAAAGCTACCATGATGAAGGTTTCAGACCCTATCATTTTTGGTCATGCAGTAAGAGTATTCTTTGAAGATGTATTTGAAAAATATGGTGACAAGCTTGAAAAAGCCGGAGCAAACCCAAATAGTGGATTAGGCGCTGTACTTAAAGCGATCGATTCCCTTCCAAAAGAGGAAAAAGATGAGATTAAAAATGCAATTTCTAACGACCTTGAAGAGGGACCAGATCTTGCGATGGTAAATTCCGACGAAGGAATTACCAATCTTCACGTACCAAGTGATGTAATTATTGATGCATCTATGCCTGCAATGATAAGAACATCAGGACAGATGTGGAATAAAAACAATAAAACCCAGGACACAAAAGCTGTTATCCCAGATAGTAGTTATGCCGGACTTTACCAGGCTACTATAGATTTCTGTAAAGAAAATGGTGCGTTTGATCCTACAACTATGGGTACTGTTCCTAATGTTGGGTTGATGGCCCAAAAGGCAGAAGAATATGGTTCTCATGATAAAACTTTTGAAATTTCCGGCAATGGTACCGTAAAAGTGATCAATTCTGCTGGAGAAGCTATCCTAGAACACAAGGTGGAAGAAGGAGACATCTGGAGAATGTGTCAGGTAAAAGATGCACCGGTTCAGGACTGGATCAAATTAGCAATTAGCAGAGCCAGAGCAACTAAGATGCCAGCAGTATTCTGGCTTGATAAGAACAGAGCGCATGATGCCGAATTGATCGCCAAAGTAGAAAAGTATCTACCAGATCACGATACAGAAGGTCTGGAGATAAAGATCATGGCTCCTACCGAAGCTACTAAATACACTCTGGAAAGAGTTAAAGCTGGAAAGGATACCATTTCTGTGACCGGAAATGTACTTAGAGATTACCTAACTGACCTTTTCCCAATTCTTGAACTTGGTACAAGTGCCAAAATGTTATCTATCGTTCCATTGATGAATGGCGGTGGTCTTTTTGAAACAGGTGCAGGTGGATCTGCTCCAAAACACGTTCAGCAATTTGTAAAAGAAGGTCATCTTAGATGGGACTCCCTTGGAGAATTCCTTGCGCTTGCTGTTTCACTTGAACATCTGGGTAATAAATATGATAATGCAAAAGCCATTACGCTTGCTGAAGCATTAGATGAAGCTACCGAGAAATTCCTGAACGAAGGGCGTTCACCATCCAGAAAAGTTAATGAACTGGATAACCGTGGAAGTCATTTCTATCTTGCATTATACTGGGCTGAAGCTCTTGCAACTCAAAAAAGCAATACAGATCTAAATGTATATTTTGAGAATGTAGCGAAAAAAATGAATGAGAATAAAGACAAAATCCTTCAGGATTTAATCGATGCTCAGGGGTCGCCGGTTAACATTGGTGGATATTTTCAACCAGATGAAGAGCTGACTAAAAAAGCAATGAGACCTAGTACTAACTTTAATAGTATTCTGGAAACTACAGCTTAA
- a CDS encoding glyceraldehyde-3-phosphate dehydrogenase — MDFNKVYEKELSFQADRRKSSVEFINIVSDLWYDKSIELVLFRNQLINRNVSDILDLHEYAGEFVGKPISIFDSVEIAKAIKDLNLPPAKLDIGKLTYEYHLEDQTYTNAMAFVSNKLKDAKETEEVKPKDVVLYGFGRIGRLVARELMTRTGKGNQLRLRAVVTRGKVDKNVLEKRASLLKSDSVHGPFSATVNIDVENSALIINGTTVHMISANQPEDIDYTKFGIKNALIIDNTGAFRDKEALSRHLKSKGASKVLLTAPGKGIPNIVHGVNQKEHNPDEIDIFSAASCTTNAITPVLKAMQDSLGVIHGHLETIHAYTNDQNLVDNMHSKYRRGRAAALNMVITETGAGKAVAKALPIFEGKLTSSAIRVPVPNGSLAILNLEVDKATTQEDVNKILKKYALEGELVEQIQYSSDYELVSSDIIGSSAPAIFDSNATIVSSEGKKVILYIWYDNEYGYSHQVIRLAKYIAKVRRYTYY; from the coding sequence ATGGATTTTAATAAAGTTTACGAAAAGGAACTTTCATTCCAGGCAGATCGCCGCAAATCTTCAGTAGAATTTATCAATATTGTGAGCGATTTATGGTACGATAAATCTATCGAACTTGTGCTTTTTAGAAATCAACTAATCAATAGGAATGTAAGCGATATTCTGGATCTGCACGAATATGCAGGCGAATTCGTGGGAAAACCTATTTCGATTTTTGATTCAGTGGAAATTGCAAAGGCAATTAAAGATCTAAATCTTCCACCTGCAAAACTGGATATAGGTAAGCTAACCTATGAATATCATCTGGAAGACCAGACCTATACAAACGCCATGGCTTTTGTATCCAACAAGTTAAAGGATGCAAAAGAGACTGAGGAAGTTAAACCTAAGGACGTAGTTTTATATGGATTTGGTAGAATTGGAAGATTGGTTGCTCGTGAACTAATGACCAGAACCGGAAAGGGAAATCAGTTGAGGCTTCGTGCAGTGGTAACCCGAGGCAAGGTAGACAAGAATGTACTGGAAAAAAGAGCCTCCCTGTTAAAAAGCGATTCTGTTCATGGCCCATTCAGCGCAACAGTTAATATAGATGTTGAAAATTCAGCTTTGATCATAAACGGTACTACTGTACATATGATCTCTGCAAATCAACCCGAAGACATAGATTACACCAAATTCGGTATTAAAAATGCCTTGATAATTGATAATACTGGTGCCTTTAGAGATAAAGAAGCATTAAGCCGACATCTAAAAAGTAAGGGAGCTTCTAAGGTTCTGCTTACTGCACCTGGCAAGGGTATACCAAATATTGTACATGGAGTAAATCAAAAAGAGCATAACCCGGATGAAATCGATATTTTTTCGGCAGCATCTTGTACTACCAATGCTATCACACCGGTTTTGAAAGCAATGCAGGATTCATTGGGTGTGATTCATGGTCATTTGGAAACAATTCACGCTTATACCAATGATCAAAATCTGGTAGATAATATGCACAGCAAATATCGTCGTGGTCGTGCAGCCGCATTAAATATGGTAATCACTGAAACCGGTGCGGGTAAAGCTGTAGCAAAAGCACTCCCGATTTTTGAAGGTAAACTAACCTCAAGTGCTATTAGAGTTCCTGTTCCAAATGGATCTTTAGCGATTTTGAATCTTGAAGTGGATAAAGCGACAACGCAGGAGGATGTAAACAAGATCCTTAAAAAATATGCTTTAGAAGGAGAACTTGTAGAGCAGATCCAATATTCCTCTGATTATGAATTGGTATCATCAGATATTATAGGCTCATCTGCCCCTGCTATATTTGACAGCAATGCAACCATTGTTTCTTCTGAAGGAAAGAAGGTGATCCTTTATATATGGTATGATAATGAATATGGGTATAGCCATCAGGTAATAAGGCTAGCAAAGTATATCGCCAAGGTTAGACGCTATACTTATTATTAG
- a CDS encoding DUF4249 family protein produces MKKYKSYIILLFVILLTSCEEVVDIELTESEPRLVIEASITWLKGTDGIDQKMRLTETSPFYEESLSAVEDANVLIISENGETFEFIHQNNGYYRNNQFKPSLNIKYYLQVNYNNEIYTASETLKPVSKIDFIEQTQTGGFSGEDIEVKAYYTDPENEKNFYLFKFFEDGITTLELYEDEFTNGNQIFGYYSEDNLEPGDEIDIQIQGISKSYFEYLFILRSQVGTNQGGPFETMPATVKGNIINTTNPDNYPFGFFRLSEVDSTSYTIE; encoded by the coding sequence ATGAAAAAATATAAAAGTTATATCATCCTTCTTTTCGTGATCCTGTTAACGTCCTGCGAGGAGGTAGTGGATATTGAACTTACCGAAAGCGAACCAAGATTGGTCATAGAAGCATCTATAACCTGGTTAAAAGGTACAGATGGTATTGATCAAAAAATGAGACTAACAGAAACTTCACCTTTTTATGAAGAAAGCCTATCCGCTGTTGAAGATGCGAATGTGTTGATCATATCAGAAAATGGAGAAACTTTTGAATTTATTCATCAAAACAATGGATACTACAGAAACAACCAGTTTAAACCAAGCTTAAATATAAAATACTATTTGCAGGTAAATTATAATAATGAAATTTACACTGCATCTGAAACTTTAAAACCTGTATCAAAAATTGACTTTATAGAACAAACACAAACAGGAGGATTCTCAGGAGAGGATATTGAGGTTAAAGCCTATTATACCGATCCGGAAAATGAAAAGAACTTTTATCTTTTCAAATTTTTTGAAGACGGAATAACGACTTTGGAATTATATGAAGATGAATTCACCAATGGGAATCAGATCTTCGGTTATTATTCTGAAGATAACCTTGAACCTGGTGACGAAATTGATATACAAATTCAGGGAATTTCAAAAAGCTATTTTGAATATCTGTTTATATTGCGGTCCCAGGTAGGAACTAACCAGGGTGGTCCGTTTGAAACAATGCCCGCTACAGTAAAAGGCAATATTATAAATACTACAAATCCAGACAATTATCCTTTTGGATTTTTTAGATTATCTGAAGTAGACAGCACATCTTATACAATAGAATAG
- a CDS encoding multidrug effflux MFS transporter: MHKRKEKRDKKQEYIILLVLGTLIALGPFSIDAYLPGFASIAEDFETTISQIGLTLTSYFIGISIGQLAYGPIMDKYGRKKPLLIGLAIYFISALSCMYSPNLEWLIISRFSLAIGAAAGMVAAKAIVRDIFPVNEIAGAISILMLIMGGAPIIAPTVGSFIIDSYGWETIFLFLAIFCLIMILSVTRFLPESIVPDRKVDLKPKQVAIKYYGILTHNKFWSFAISGSFAIGAMFAYISDAPKLFIGNFNLSQKEFGLLFGLNAGGLILGSQINRLFLRKYTTLQITLFNSILLVFLSGLFLMNAILGYGLITTAILLFLILFLLGFQNPNTTALSLEPFEKKAGRASALIGSLKMIFGALTSFAVSIFHTSSAVPLGCILLICFFVSFWMLYRFSKKESESPVLSKT; this comes from the coding sequence ATGCATAAAAGAAAGGAAAAACGAGATAAAAAGCAGGAGTATATCATACTGCTCGTACTTGGAACTCTAATTGCTCTCGGACCTTTTTCAATCGATGCATATCTCCCCGGATTCGCAAGCATAGCCGAAGATTTTGAGACAACGATAAGTCAGATCGGCTTAACACTTACAAGTTATTTTATAGGGATCTCCATTGGACAGCTGGCCTATGGACCTATCATGGATAAATATGGTAGAAAGAAGCCGTTACTCATAGGTTTGGCTATCTATTTTATTTCTGCATTAAGTTGCATGTATTCTCCTAATTTGGAATGGCTTATCATATCGAGATTTTCCCTCGCTATAGGTGCTGCAGCGGGAATGGTTGCCGCTAAAGCTATAGTCAGGGATATTTTTCCGGTTAACGAAATCGCCGGTGCTATTTCAATATTAATGTTAATTATGGGAGGAGCCCCAATTATCGCACCTACGGTAGGAAGTTTTATTATCGATTCTTATGGTTGGGAAACAATATTTTTATTTCTCGCGATCTTTTGTCTTATCATGATCTTGAGTGTCACCAGGTTTTTGCCTGAAAGTATCGTTCCAGACAGGAAGGTAGATCTAAAGCCAAAGCAGGTAGCCATTAAGTATTATGGAATACTTACCCACAATAAGTTTTGGAGCTTTGCAATTTCAGGTAGTTTCGCTATTGGAGCAATGTTCGCTTATATTTCAGATGCTCCAAAACTATTTATTGGAAATTTTAATCTTAGTCAAAAGGAGTTCGGTCTCTTGTTTGGATTGAATGCTGGTGGTTTGATCCTTGGCAGCCAAATAAATCGATTGTTCTTGAGAAAATATACTACACTTCAGATCACGTTATTCAATAGTATTCTTTTGGTGTTCCTTTCAGGGCTATTTTTAATGAACGCCATTCTGGGTTATGGCTTAATCACTACTGCGATCCTCCTATTTTTGATCTTATTTCTACTTGGATTTCAAAATCCTAATACTACGGCTCTCTCGTTAGAACCATTCGAAAAAAAAGCCGGTAGAGCCTCGGCACTTATTGGCAGTCTTAAAATGATCTTTGGAGCACTTACATCTTTTGCTGTAAGTATATTTCACACATCCAGTGCTGTGCCTCTGGGATGTATTCTTCTTATCTGTTTCTTTGTAAGTTTTTGGATGCTTTATCGCTTTTCAAAAAAGGAAAGTGAAAGTCCTGTATTAAGTAAAACTTAA
- a CDS encoding S1C family serine protease, translated as MKKIATLLFVSILGGALTLGSYKLFFEETAIQAAQNGKAQQQSFIPVNNSNSVYGTNADFTEAAEKTVHAVVHVKNVAVFKGPRNIWEYYQYGNNGGRALQGAGSGVIITPDGYIVTNNHVIEGASEIEVTLNNNKTYKAEVIGSDPQTDIALIKVDAEDLDYIPFGDSDNAQLGEWVLAVGNPFNLKSTVTAGIISAKARDLNARDNSPQSFIQTDAAINPGNSGGALVNINGELIGINTAISSPSGSYIGYAFAVPSNIARKIVEDIMEYGDVQKGILGIRGGSITPEAVKEYGLSTSQGVYIGMVRPGSGAEKAGLEQGDIIRQIDNIKIKKFSDLSGYIGSKRPGDEVLVKILRDGNEKELKVMLTKLESYRIPAIGVEVSNATSEELKLLNANNGVKINQILSENLPEAELVGAIITEINNKKIYNIQDVEEVILSRRSSDPIVITYLDTKGEKQRMIWR; from the coding sequence ATGAAAAAAATAGCAACGTTACTTTTTGTTTCGATCCTCGGAGGTGCACTTACCCTGGGTAGTTATAAACTATTCTTTGAGGAAACGGCAATTCAGGCTGCCCAAAATGGAAAAGCACAGCAGCAATCTTTCATACCCGTGAACAATTCTAACAGCGTATACGGCACCAACGCCGACTTTACCGAAGCAGCCGAAAAAACGGTACACGCGGTAGTTCACGTAAAAAACGTCGCCGTTTTTAAAGGGCCAAGAAACATCTGGGAATACTATCAGTATGGAAATAATGGCGGCAGGGCGCTCCAAGGAGCCGGATCTGGAGTTATAATCACCCCAGATGGCTATATAGTTACCAATAACCATGTTATTGAAGGCGCCAGCGAAATTGAAGTTACCCTGAATAATAATAAAACTTACAAGGCCGAAGTCATTGGTAGTGACCCGCAAACCGATATCGCGCTTATAAAAGTTGATGCCGAAGACCTGGATTATATTCCTTTCGGAGATTCAGACAATGCTCAGCTGGGTGAATGGGTGCTAGCAGTTGGAAACCCTTTCAACTTAAAATCTACTGTTACAGCTGGAATTATCAGTGCAAAAGCAAGAGATTTGAACGCAAGGGACAATTCACCACAATCTTTTATTCAAACCGATGCAGCTATCAACCCCGGAAATAGTGGAGGTGCTCTTGTGAATATTAATGGTGAGCTTATTGGCATAAATACGGCAATTAGTTCTCCAAGCGGGAGCTATATAGGCTATGCCTTTGCTGTTCCTTCTAATATTGCCCGTAAGATCGTAGAGGACATCATGGAATATGGAGATGTTCAGAAAGGTATTTTGGGAATTCGCGGTGGAAGTATTACGCCCGAAGCTGTTAAGGAATACGGTCTAAGCACTTCACAGGGAGTATATATTGGCATGGTTAGACCCGGCAGTGGAGCTGAAAAAGCCGGTTTAGAACAGGGAGATATTATTAGACAGATAGACAATATAAAGATCAAGAAATTTTCTGATCTCTCAGGTTATATTGGATCCAAACGTCCGGGTGATGAAGTTTTGGTCAAGATCTTAAGAGACGGAAATGAGAAAGAATTGAAGGTAATGCTTACCAAGCTCGAATCCTATAGAATCCCGGCTATTGGGGTGGAGGTCTCTAATGCAACTTCTGAGGAATTAAAATTATTAAATGCTAATAATGGCGTAAAGATCAACCAAATTCTTTCAGAAAATTTACCCGAAGCAGAATTGGTTGGAGCTATTATCACAGAGATCAATAATAAAAAGATCTATAATATCCAGGATGTTGAAGAAGTGATCTTAAGTCGAAGATCCTCAGATCCAATCGTTATCACTTATCTGGACACGAAAGGAGAAAAGCAACGTATGATCTGGCGTTAG
- the rplS gene encoding 50S ribosomal protein L19 yields the protein MESLVKYVQDEFVDRKDLPEFSAGDTITVYYEIKEGQKTRTQFFRGVVIQKRGTGASQTFTIRKMSGTVGVERIFPVNLPAIQKIEINKRGKVRRARIFYFRGLTGKKARIKEAKR from the coding sequence ATGGAATCGTTAGTAAAATACGTTCAGGACGAATTCGTTGACAGAAAAGATCTACCTGAATTTTCAGCAGGTGACACAATCACTGTTTATTACGAAATTAAGGAAGGTCAGAAAACCAGAACACAGTTCTTTAGAGGAGTTGTGATTCAAAAAAGAGGTACTGGAGCATCTCAGACTTTCACTATTAGAAAAATGAGTGGTACTGTAGGTGTGGAAAGAATTTTCCCAGTGAACCTTCCAGCTATCCAGAAAATTGAAATCAACAAACGAGGTAAAGTAAGAAGAGCTAGAATATTCTACTTTAGAGGTCTTACTGGTAAGAAAGCTCGTATCAAGGAAGCTAAGAGATAA
- the trmD gene encoding tRNA (guanosine(37)-N1)-methyltransferase TrmD yields MRIDIITVVPDILKSPFEASILQRAIKKGLVEIHLHNLRDYTTDNYKQVDDYQFGGGAGMVMMVEPIDKCISRLKKERDYQEVIYMTPDGERLQQKMCNRLSLHENIIILCGHYKGVDQRVRDQFITKEISIGDYVLSGGELGAAVLCDSIIRLIPGVLGNETSALTDSFQDNLLAPPVYTRPAEYKGWKVPEILTSGNFPKIEAWREKQALERTKTLRPDLLDEE; encoded by the coding sequence ATGCGTATTGATATTATCACTGTAGTGCCGGACATACTCAAAAGTCCGTTCGAAGCCTCTATATTACAAAGAGCAATTAAAAAAGGCCTGGTTGAGATCCACCTTCATAATCTTAGGGATTATACCACAGATAATTATAAACAGGTAGATGATTATCAATTTGGCGGAGGTGCCGGGATGGTAATGATGGTAGAGCCTATAGATAAATGTATTTCCAGGCTAAAAAAAGAAAGAGATTATCAGGAGGTTATCTATATGACTCCTGATGGGGAAAGACTACAACAAAAAATGTGCAACCGCCTGTCGTTGCATGAAAATATAATCATCCTTTGTGGTCATTATAAGGGAGTAGATCAGAGAGTTCGCGATCAATTTATAACCAAGGAGATCTCTATTGGTGATTATGTATTATCGGGAGGAGAACTTGGGGCCGCAGTTTTATGTGACTCAATAATAAGATTGATCCCAGGGGTATTAGGCAACGAGACCTCTGCCCTAACCGATTCTTTTCAGGATAATTTACTCGCTCCGCCAGTTTACACCAGACCGGCTGAATATAAGGGCTGGAAGGTACCGGAAATATTGACTTCAGGAAATTTTCCCAAGATCGAAGCCTGGCGTGAAAAACAGGCTTTGGAACGAACTAAAACTCTAAGACCCGACCTGTTAGATGAAGAATAA